From a region of the Basfia succiniciproducens genome:
- the hslV gene encoding ATP-dependent protease subunit HslV → MTTIVCVRKNGKVAIGGDGQATLGNCVEKGTVRKVRRLYKDKVVTGFAGSTADAFILRDLFEKKLELHQGHLVKAAVELAKEWRTERSLRRLEAMMIVANESEFLLVSGSGDVIEPEFDVLAIGSGGNFAKSAALALLRTNNELSAAEIVKQALIIAGDIDIYTNHNHVIEEV, encoded by the coding sequence ATGACTACAATCGTATGTGTACGTAAAAATGGTAAAGTCGCCATTGGCGGCGACGGCCAAGCAACCTTGGGAAACTGTGTGGAAAAGGGAACCGTGCGTAAAGTACGTCGTTTATATAAAGATAAAGTGGTCACTGGTTTTGCAGGCTCAACGGCGGACGCTTTTATTCTGCGCGATTTATTTGAAAAGAAATTGGAATTGCATCAAGGGCATTTAGTCAAAGCGGCGGTGGAGCTGGCGAAAGAATGGCGAACCGAACGTTCGTTACGCCGTTTGGAAGCAATGATGATTGTCGCTAATGAAAGCGAATTTTTGCTTGTATCCGGCAGCGGTGATGTGATTGAACCCGAATTTGACGTGTTAGCCATTGGTTCCGGCGGTAATTTTGCAAAATCGGCCGCCCTTGCATTATTGCGCACAAATAACGAACTAAGTGCCGCTGAAATTGTAAAACAAGCTTTAATTATTGCCGGTGATATTGATATTTATACTAATCATAATC